A window of the Streptomyces sp. NBC_00454 genome harbors these coding sequences:
- a CDS encoding dihydrodipicolinate reductase, translating to MISTVVWGTGNVGRLAIRAVEAHPALKLAAVIVHNPEKVGRDAGELGELDYEVGVAATDDIEAVLAARPQAVFYAASGDIRPDDALADITRAIRSGAVVVSPALYPLYDYRNAPPEFLDPVTTAVAEGGGSLFASGVDPGWGNDVLPLLLSGLGTRVDVIRCQEIFDYSTYDQPDSVRLLVGMGQPMDFEPMMLMPSIPTMVWGGQIRMMARALGVELDDIRETVDRRALDTTVTTRTMGEFEAGTQGAIRFEVQGIVEGEPRIVIEHVTRIHASCAPDWPSPPDGGDGAHRVVIEGRPHIEVTIEATDEGENRSAGGNATAVGRLVGAIDWLVEAEPGLYDALDIPLRPAIGKLGRKHP from the coding sequence CGTCCACAATCCCGAGAAGGTCGGCCGGGACGCCGGTGAACTCGGCGAACTCGACTACGAGGTCGGTGTCGCGGCCACCGACGACATCGAGGCGGTGCTCGCCGCCCGCCCGCAGGCCGTCTTCTACGCGGCGTCCGGCGACATCCGCCCCGACGACGCCCTCGCCGACATCACCCGGGCGATCCGCTCCGGCGCCGTCGTCGTCAGCCCCGCCCTCTATCCGCTCTACGACTACCGCAACGCACCACCGGAGTTCCTCGATCCGGTGACCACCGCGGTCGCGGAGGGCGGCGGCTCGCTCTTCGCCTCCGGCGTCGACCCAGGCTGGGGCAACGACGTGCTCCCGCTCCTGCTCAGCGGACTCGGCACCCGGGTCGACGTCATCCGCTGCCAGGAGATCTTCGACTACTCCACCTACGACCAGCCGGACTCGGTCCGCCTCCTCGTCGGCATGGGCCAGCCCATGGACTTCGAACCGATGATGCTGATGCCGTCCATCCCGACCATGGTGTGGGGCGGTCAGATACGGATGATGGCCCGCGCCCTGGGCGTCGAACTCGACGACATCCGCGAGACGGTGGACCGCCGCGCCCTCGACACCACCGTCACCACGCGGACGATGGGCGAGTTCGAGGCCGGCACCCAGGGCGCCATCCGCTTCGAAGTGCAGGGCATCGTCGAGGGCGAACCCCGCATCGTCATCGAGCACGTCACCCGCATCCACGCCTCCTGCGCCCCCGACTGGCCGTCCCCGCCCGACGGCGGGGACGGAGCCCACCGGGTCGTCATCGAGGGCCGCCCGCACATCGAGGTCACCATCGAGGCCACGGACGAGGGCGAGAACCGTTCCGCGGGCGGCAACGCCACCGCCGTCGGCCGTCTCGTCGGTGCCATCGACTGGCTGGTGGAGGCCGAACCGGGGCTCTACGACGCCCTGGACATCCCGCTGCGCCCCGCCATCGGCAAACTCGGAAGGAAACACCCATGA